In one window of Gemmatimonadota bacterium DNA:
- the atpD gene encoding F0F1 ATP synthase subunit beta, translated as MKNVGKVVQVIGPVLDVEFEPAHLPEIYNALVIEDASGPLPIRLTAEVQQHIGQNQVRAVAMSTTDGVVRGMSVTDTGAAISVPVGSAALGRILNVLGEPVDGGAPIPASNERWPIHRETPKFVDLEPKTTIFETGIKVIDLIAPFVKGGKIGLFGGAGVGKTVVIMELINNVAKGHGGKSVFCGVGERTREGNDLYLEMEESGVIKSCALIYGQMNEPPGARLRVGLSGLTVAEYFRDVEGQDVLLFVDNIFRFTQAGSEVSALLGRMPSAVGYQPTLATEMGDLQERITSTKKGSITSVQAIYVPADDLTDPAPATAFAHLDATVVLSRAISELGIYPAVDPLDSSSRILDPQYIGERHYNVAIGVQRTLQKYKSLQDIIAILGMDELSEDDKLVVARARRIQRFLSQPFFVAQQFTGFEGKYVKLADTIESFERVLSGEFDDLPEQAFYMVGGIEEAVEKAKKLASA; from the coding sequence ATGAAGAACGTTGGCAAGGTAGTCCAGGTGATCGGCCCGGTGCTCGACGTCGAGTTCGAGCCCGCCCACCTGCCCGAGATCTACAACGCGCTGGTCATCGAGGACGCGAGCGGTCCGCTCCCGATCCGGCTGACGGCCGAGGTGCAGCAGCACATCGGGCAGAACCAAGTCCGGGCGGTGGCGATGTCGACCACCGACGGCGTGGTCCGCGGCATGTCCGTGACCGACACCGGCGCGGCGATCTCGGTGCCGGTGGGCAGCGCGGCGCTGGGGCGCATCCTCAACGTGCTGGGCGAGCCGGTCGACGGCGGCGCCCCGATCCCGGCCTCCAACGAGCGCTGGCCGATCCACCGCGAGACCCCGAAGTTCGTCGACCTCGAGCCCAAGACCACGATCTTCGAGACCGGCATCAAGGTCATCGACCTGATCGCGCCGTTCGTGAAGGGCGGCAAGATCGGCCTCTTCGGCGGCGCCGGCGTGGGCAAGACGGTCGTGATCATGGAGCTGATCAACAACGTGGCCAAGGGCCACGGCGGCAAGTCGGTATTCTGCGGCGTGGGCGAGCGCACCCGCGAGGGCAACGACCTCTACCTCGAGATGGAGGAGAGCGGCGTCATCAAGAGCTGCGCCCTCATCTACGGCCAGATGAACGAGCCGCCGGGCGCCCGGCTGCGGGTGGGGCTGTCGGGCCTGACCGTCGCCGAGTACTTCCGCGACGTCGAGGGCCAGGACGTGCTGCTGTTCGTCGACAACATCTTCCGCTTCACCCAGGCCGGCTCCGAGGTCTCCGCGCTGCTCGGCCGGATGCCCTCCGCCGTGGGCTACCAGCCCACCCTGGCCACCGAGATGGGCGACCTGCAGGAGCGCATCACCTCGACCAAGAAGGGCTCGATCACCTCGGTGCAGGCCATCTACGTGCCCGCCGACGACCTGACCGACCCCGCGCCGGCCACCGCGTTCGCGCACCTCGACGCCACGGTGGTGCTCTCCCGCGCCATCTCGGAACTCGGCATCTACCCCGCGGTCGATCCGCTCGACAGCTCCAGCCGCATCCTCGACCCGCAGTACATCGGCGAGCGGCACTACAACGTGGCCATCGGCGTGCAGCGCACCCTGCAGAAGTACAAGAGCCTGCAGGACATCATCGCCATCCTCGGCATGGACGAGCTCTCCGAGGACGACAAGCTGGTCGTGGCCCGGGCCCGCCGCATCCAGCGCTTCCTGTCCCAGCCCTTCTTCGTGGCCCAGCAGTTCACCGGCTTCGAGGGCAAGTACGTCAAGCTGGCCGACACCATCGAGAGCTTCG
- the atpG gene encoding ATP synthase F1 subunit gamma, translated as MAKASKALRGRMRSVQNTRKITRTMELVSTSKLKRAQDRVVAARPYAAALAEVIADLVTPELAERFPLLRRPAPPAKGGPRRAAVLLVTSNRGLCGGFNANLIKEARKRVAALEAQGYEVELHLVGRKAIGFFKYIGRAMATQRMDIGDKPTAQHAVELVAPLIADYEAGRLASVDVVYARFVSPISTPPTTLGVLPVSTPAAQKGGVRADYILKPGADQILAELLPLYVRNQVYRGLVETAAAEHGARRTAMKNATDNAGDIYEILKRTYNRQRQAAITQEIAEIVGGAAALEG; from the coding sequence ATGGCGAAGGCCTCGAAGGCGCTCCGCGGGCGGATGCGCTCGGTCCAGAACACGCGGAAGATCACGCGGACGATGGAGCTGGTGTCCACGTCCAAGCTCAAGCGGGCCCAGGACCGGGTGGTGGCCGCGCGGCCGTACGCGGCGGCGCTGGCCGAGGTCATCGCGGACCTGGTCACCCCGGAGCTGGCCGAACGGTTCCCGCTGCTGCGGCGCCCGGCGCCGCCGGCCAAGGGCGGTCCCCGGCGGGCGGCGGTGCTGCTGGTGACCAGCAACCGCGGCCTCTGCGGCGGGTTCAACGCCAACCTGATCAAGGAAGCCCGCAAGCGGGTGGCGGCGCTGGAGGCGCAGGGCTACGAGGTCGAGCTGCACCTGGTGGGCCGCAAGGCCATCGGGTTCTTCAAGTACATCGGCCGGGCCATGGCCACCCAGCGCATGGACATCGGCGACAAGCCGACCGCCCAGCACGCGGTGGAGCTGGTGGCCCCGCTGATCGCGGACTACGAGGCGGGGCGGCTGGCCAGCGTGGACGTGGTGTACGCCCGGTTCGTGTCGCCCATCTCCACGCCGCCCACCACCCTGGGCGTGCTCCCGGTGAGCACCCCGGCGGCGCAGAAGGGCGGGGTCCGGGCCGATTACATCCTCAAGCCCGGCGCCGACCAGATCCTCGCCGAGCTGCTGCCGCTCTACGTCCGCAACCAGGTGTACCGCGGGCTGGTGGAGACGGCGGCGGCGGAACACGGCGCCCGGCGGACGGCGATGAAGAACGCCACCGACAACGCCGGCGACATCTACGAGATCCTCAAGCGCACCTACAACCGCCAGCGGCAGGCCGCGATCACGCAGGAGATCGCGGAGATCGTGGGCGGGGCGGCGGCGCTGGAGGGGTAG
- a CDS encoding F0F1 ATP synthase subunit alpha → MATESVLRPGELKDVLLREIEKADLASVDVNEVGTVLEVRDGVARIYGLTKAVAGEMLEFTATETGDTVTGMALNLEADNVGAVVLGDYLKLKEGDEVRCTGRLLEVPVGPGMLGRVVNALGQPVDGRGPIAAKGARAVEMVAPGIIVRQPVKEPLQTGIKAIDAMIPIGRGQRELIIGDRGTGKTAIAVDTIINQKGTGVVCVYVAIGQKRSTVATVVEKLKEHGAMEYTIVVVASASDPAPLQYIAPYSGCAIAEYFMYEEGKATLCVYDDLSKQAAAYRQLSLILRRPPGREAYPGDVFYLHSRLLERAAKISEDPNVVKLDGRIKTPGGSLTALPIIETQAGDVSAYIPTNVISITDGQIFLTTDLFYSNVRPAVDAGISVSRVGGNAQIKAMKQVAGPLRLSLAQYRELEAFAQFGSELDAATQRQLARGARTVEVLKQPQYAPVPVEKQVAIIYTVVNGFLDDVDVKHIRKWEADFISYLESAHAGILEGLRTKKALDDDLTARLKAAIAAFKPMFKAE, encoded by the coding sequence ATGGCGACCGAATCCGTACTCCGTCCGGGCGAGCTCAAGGATGTGCTGCTCCGGGAGATCGAGAAGGCCGACCTGGCGTCGGTCGACGTCAATGAAGTCGGCACGGTGCTCGAGGTGCGCGACGGCGTGGCCCGCATCTACGGCCTGACCAAGGCGGTGGCCGGGGAGATGCTGGAGTTCACCGCGACCGAGACCGGCGACACGGTGACGGGGATGGCGCTCAACCTCGAGGCGGACAACGTCGGCGCGGTGGTGCTGGGCGACTACCTGAAGCTCAAGGAAGGCGACGAGGTGCGCTGCACCGGCCGCCTGCTCGAGGTGCCGGTGGGGCCGGGGATGCTGGGCCGGGTGGTGAATGCGCTGGGGCAGCCGGTGGACGGCCGGGGCCCGATCGCGGCCAAGGGGGCGCGGGCGGTGGAGATGGTGGCGCCGGGCATCATCGTGCGGCAGCCGGTGAAGGAGCCGCTGCAGACGGGCATCAAGGCGATCGACGCCATGATCCCGATCGGGCGCGGCCAGCGGGAGCTGATCATCGGCGACCGCGGCACCGGCAAGACCGCCATCGCGGTCGACACGATCATCAACCAGAAGGGCACCGGCGTCGTCTGCGTGTACGTGGCGATCGGCCAGAAGCGCTCGACGGTGGCCACGGTGGTGGAGAAGCTCAAGGAGCACGGCGCGATGGAGTACACCATCGTGGTCGTGGCCAGCGCCTCCGACCCGGCGCCGCTGCAGTACATCGCCCCCTACTCCGGCTGCGCGATCGCCGAGTACTTCATGTACGAGGAGGGGAAGGCCACCCTCTGCGTGTACGACGACCTCTCCAAGCAGGCCGCGGCGTACCGCCAGCTGTCGCTGATCCTGCGCCGCCCGCCGGGGCGCGAGGCCTACCCGGGCGACGTGTTCTACCTGCACAGCCGGCTGCTGGAGCGGGCGGCCAAGATCTCCGAGGACCCGAACGTGGTGAAGCTGGACGGCCGCATCAAGACGCCGGGCGGCTCGCTCACCGCGCTCCCGATCATCGAGACCCAGGCCGGCGACGTCTCGGCGTACATCCCGACCAACGTCATCTCGATCACCGATGGGCAGATCTTCCTCACCACCGACCTGTTCTACTCGAACGTGCGGCCGGCGGTGGACGCGGGCATCAGCGTGAGCCGGGTGGGCGGCAACGCCCAGATCAAGGCGATGAAGCAGGTGGCCGGCCCGCTGCGGCTCTCGCTGGCGCAGTACCGCGAGCTCGAGGCGTTCGCCCAGTTCGGCTCCGAACTCGACGCCGCGACCCAGCGGCAGCTGGCCCGCGGCGCGCGCACGGTGGAGGTCCTCAAGCAGCCGCAGTACGCGCCGGTGCCGGTCGAGAAGCAGGTGGCGATCATCTACACGGTGGTCAACGGCTTCCTCGACGACGTGGACGTGAAGCACATCCGCAAGTGGGAGGCGGATTTCATCAGCTACCTCGAGTCGGCGCACGCCGGCATCCTCGAGGGGCTCCGGACCAAGAAGGCGCTGGACGACGACCTCACGGCCCGGCTCAAGGCCGCGATCGCGGCGTTCAAGCCGATGTTCAAGGCCGAGTAA